One Osmerus mordax isolate fOsmMor3 chromosome 16, fOsmMor3.pri, whole genome shotgun sequence genomic window carries:
- the chrng gene encoding acetylcholine receptor subunit gamma isoform X2 has product MQSGSLLYLAACLWILISSSTSAGVNLEGVLFQDLMKGYNKNVRPMEKSGDITQVTVKITLTNLISLNEKEEALTTSVWIEMKWCDYRLRWDQPPRSDLYGNLTSELRVPSKSIWLPDIILENNVDGQFEVALYCNALVSPDGCVYWLPPAIYRSACSITVNYFPFDWQNCTMVFRSQTYSANEIELVLTEEDGQSVEWVVIDPEAFTENGEWVIRHRPAKKVINPGYSRDELEHQEVVFFLIIQRKPLFYIINILIPCVLFSSLGLLVYFLPAKAGGQKCTMSIATLLGQTVFLFLIAKKVPETSKAVPLIGKYLMFVMSVTTMVVMNCVVVLNVSLRTPNTHKMTDRVRKILLNILPRLLRMQMRPWTPADDSSQETGRRTRGGAGSRDDVLPCRRRSSLCLIAKAEEYVMKTARSELMFSRLRERNGLMKTALEKIHGGLDEGSAEHLGASLAQASPHLRQCVASCQHIAETAKHDNDFQSENEEWFLVARVIDRMCFIVMALMFFLGTIGIFLTGHFNQPPSSPFPGDPRRYLPEMGSEPGGNLTALPGNGHGA; this is encoded by the exons ATGCAGTCAGGATCTCTGCTCTATCTGGCAGCCTGCCTATGGATTCtcatcagctcctccacctctg CTGGGGTGAACCTGGAGGGGGTGCTGTTCCAGGACCTGATGAAAGGCTACAACAAGAATGTCCGACCCATGGAGAAGAGTGGTGATATCACACAGGTCACTGTCAAGATTACCCTCACCAACCTCATCTCTCTG AATGAAAAAGAGGAGGCCTTGACAACCAGCGTGTGGATAGAGATG AAATGGTGTGATTACAGGCTGAGATGGGATCAACCCCCTAGGTCTGATCTCTATGGCAACCTGACCTCTGAactcagagtcccctctaagagCATCTGGCTGCCTGACATCATCTTGGAGAACAA tgtggacGGTCAGTTTGAGGTGGCGTTGTACTGCAACGCGCTGGTGTCCCCTGACGGGTGTGTGTACTGGCTACCTCCAGCCATCTACCGTAGCGCCTGTTCCATCACCGTTAATTACTTCCCCTTCGACTGGCAGAACTGCACCATGGTCTTCCG ATCCCAGACCTACAGTGCCAACGAGATTGAGCTGGTTCTCACCGAGGAGGATGGCCAGTCCGTGGAGTGGGTGGTCATCGACCCTGAGGCCTTCACAG AGAATGGGGAGTGGGTGATCAGGCACCGGCCAGCTAAGAAGGTGATCAATCCTGGTTACAGCAGAGATGAGCTGGAGCACCAGGAAGTGGTGTTCTTCCTCATCATCCAGAGGAAACCCCTCTTCTACATCATCAACATCCTCATTCCCTGTgtgctcttctcctccctgggGTTGCTTGTCTACTTCCTACCTGCCAAAG CTGGTGGTCAGAAGTGCACCATGTCAATTGCCACTCTGCTGGGCCAgactgtctttctcttcctcatcgCCAAGAAGGTTCCAGAAACCTCCAAAGCAGTGCCTCTCATCGGAAA GTATCTGATGTTCGTCATGTCAGTGACCACCATGGTGGTGATGAACTGTGTGGTCGTTCTGAACGTGTCTCTGAGGACACCAAACACCCATAAGATGACAGATAGAGTCAGGAAG ATCCTCCTCAACATCCTGCCTCGCCTGCTGCGGATGCAGATGCGTCCATGGACGCCCGCCGACGACAGcagccaggagacaggaaggaggacgCGCGGCGGTGCCGGTAGCCGTGATGACGTGCTCCCCTGCCGGCGTCGCAGCTCCCTGTGCCTCATCGCCAAGGCGGAGGAATACGTGATGAAGACGGCGCGGTCGGAACTCATGTTCAGCCGACTCCGAGAGAGGAACGGCTTGATGAAGACAGCACTGGAGAAgatcc ACGGGGGTCTGGACGAGGGGTCAGCTGAGCATCTGGGCGCCAGCCTGGCACAGGCCTCACCACATCTTCGGCAGTGTGTGGCCTCCTGCCAGCACATTGCTGAGACCGCCAAGCACGACAACGACTTCCAGAGC GAAAACGAGGAGTGGTTCCTGGTCGCCCGGGTGATCGACAGAATGTGTTTTATCGTCATGGCGCTGATGTTTTTCCTGGGGACCATTGGGATCTTCCTGACGGGTCATTTCAACCAGccgccctcctcccctttccccggCGACCCCCGGAGGTACCTGCCTGAGATGGGGTCGGAGCCGGGAGGCAACCTGACAGCCCTCCCTGGGAACGGGCACGGAGCGTGA
- the chrng gene encoding acetylcholine receptor subunit gamma isoform X1: MQSGSLLYLAACLWILISSSTSAVAGVNLEGVLFQDLMKGYNKNVRPMEKSGDITQVTVKITLTNLISLNEKEEALTTSVWIEMKWCDYRLRWDQPPRSDLYGNLTSELRVPSKSIWLPDIILENNVDGQFEVALYCNALVSPDGCVYWLPPAIYRSACSITVNYFPFDWQNCTMVFRSQTYSANEIELVLTEEDGQSVEWVVIDPEAFTENGEWVIRHRPAKKVINPGYSRDELEHQEVVFFLIIQRKPLFYIINILIPCVLFSSLGLLVYFLPAKAGGQKCTMSIATLLGQTVFLFLIAKKVPETSKAVPLIGKYLMFVMSVTTMVVMNCVVVLNVSLRTPNTHKMTDRVRKILLNILPRLLRMQMRPWTPADDSSQETGRRTRGGAGSRDDVLPCRRRSSLCLIAKAEEYVMKTARSELMFSRLRERNGLMKTALEKIHGGLDEGSAEHLGASLAQASPHLRQCVASCQHIAETAKHDNDFQSENEEWFLVARVIDRMCFIVMALMFFLGTIGIFLTGHFNQPPSSPFPGDPRRYLPEMGSEPGGNLTALPGNGHGA; this comes from the exons ATGCAGTCAGGATCTCTGCTCTATCTGGCAGCCTGCCTATGGATTCtcatcagctcctccacctctg CTGTAGCTGGGGTGAACCTGGAGGGGGTGCTGTTCCAGGACCTGATGAAAGGCTACAACAAGAATGTCCGACCCATGGAGAAGAGTGGTGATATCACACAGGTCACTGTCAAGATTACCCTCACCAACCTCATCTCTCTG AATGAAAAAGAGGAGGCCTTGACAACCAGCGTGTGGATAGAGATG AAATGGTGTGATTACAGGCTGAGATGGGATCAACCCCCTAGGTCTGATCTCTATGGCAACCTGACCTCTGAactcagagtcccctctaagagCATCTGGCTGCCTGACATCATCTTGGAGAACAA tgtggacGGTCAGTTTGAGGTGGCGTTGTACTGCAACGCGCTGGTGTCCCCTGACGGGTGTGTGTACTGGCTACCTCCAGCCATCTACCGTAGCGCCTGTTCCATCACCGTTAATTACTTCCCCTTCGACTGGCAGAACTGCACCATGGTCTTCCG ATCCCAGACCTACAGTGCCAACGAGATTGAGCTGGTTCTCACCGAGGAGGATGGCCAGTCCGTGGAGTGGGTGGTCATCGACCCTGAGGCCTTCACAG AGAATGGGGAGTGGGTGATCAGGCACCGGCCAGCTAAGAAGGTGATCAATCCTGGTTACAGCAGAGATGAGCTGGAGCACCAGGAAGTGGTGTTCTTCCTCATCATCCAGAGGAAACCCCTCTTCTACATCATCAACATCCTCATTCCCTGTgtgctcttctcctccctgggGTTGCTTGTCTACTTCCTACCTGCCAAAG CTGGTGGTCAGAAGTGCACCATGTCAATTGCCACTCTGCTGGGCCAgactgtctttctcttcctcatcgCCAAGAAGGTTCCAGAAACCTCCAAAGCAGTGCCTCTCATCGGAAA GTATCTGATGTTCGTCATGTCAGTGACCACCATGGTGGTGATGAACTGTGTGGTCGTTCTGAACGTGTCTCTGAGGACACCAAACACCCATAAGATGACAGATAGAGTCAGGAAG ATCCTCCTCAACATCCTGCCTCGCCTGCTGCGGATGCAGATGCGTCCATGGACGCCCGCCGACGACAGcagccaggagacaggaaggaggacgCGCGGCGGTGCCGGTAGCCGTGATGACGTGCTCCCCTGCCGGCGTCGCAGCTCCCTGTGCCTCATCGCCAAGGCGGAGGAATACGTGATGAAGACGGCGCGGTCGGAACTCATGTTCAGCCGACTCCGAGAGAGGAACGGCTTGATGAAGACAGCACTGGAGAAgatcc ACGGGGGTCTGGACGAGGGGTCAGCTGAGCATCTGGGCGCCAGCCTGGCACAGGCCTCACCACATCTTCGGCAGTGTGTGGCCTCCTGCCAGCACATTGCTGAGACCGCCAAGCACGACAACGACTTCCAGAGC GAAAACGAGGAGTGGTTCCTGGTCGCCCGGGTGATCGACAGAATGTGTTTTATCGTCATGGCGCTGATGTTTTTCCTGGGGACCATTGGGATCTTCCTGACGGGTCATTTCAACCAGccgccctcctcccctttccccggCGACCCCCGGAGGTACCTGCCTGAGATGGGGTCGGAGCCGGGAGGCAACCTGACAGCCCTCCCTGGGAACGGGCACGGAGCGTGA
- the LOC136959419 gene encoding COP9 signalosome complex subunit 7b-like encodes MAGEQTHCNQVEQFILLAKNAKGPALISLINQVLEAPGVYVFGELLQLPCIQKLSEGPNDGYSQLLNMFAYGTYHDYKALKSSLPPLSEAQKNKLRQLTIVSLAANTQMIPYSVLLRDLEVASVRELEDLVIEAVYAEVIQGKLDQVRQQLEVDGCIGRDLPVEGAAYIADTLQQWCCSCESISDSIEKEVVRVSQCRKNHLQALQQIQTEIGDIRRLIQANPSTSIQTMESIVEQEGEGAKVGSSLGAEQRRQPSLDMFSKGKNPVPPRN; translated from the exons ATGGCAGGGGAGCAGACACACTGTAACCAGGTTGAGCAGTTCATTTTGCTTGCCAAAAACGCTAAAGGACCTGCTCTGATTTCCCTAATAAACCAAGTGCTGGAGGCCCCCGGGGTCTATGTGTTCGGGGAATTGTTACAGCTTCCATGCATTCAAAAG CTATCTGAAGGTCCAAACGATGGCTATTCACAATTGTTGAACATGTTTGCCTACGGCACATACCATGATTACAAAG CATTGAAAAGTTCCTTACCTCCTCTTTCTGAGGCTCAGAAGAACAAGCTGAGACAACTGACTATTGTAAGCCTTGCAGCAAATACGCAG ATGATCCCTTACTCTGTGCTGCTGAGAGACCTGGAGGTAGCCAGTGTGCGGGAGCTGGAGGACCTGGTGATTGAAGCGGTGTACGCAGAGGTCATCCAAGGGAAGCTGGACCAGGTGAGGCAGCAGCTGGAGGTGGACGGCTGTATCGGGAGAGACCTCCCCGTGGAAGGAGCGGCCTACATCGCTGACACACTACAGCAGTG gTGCTGTAGCTGTGAGAGTATCTCTGACTCCATTGAAAAAGAGGTGGTTAGAGTGAGCCAGTGCAGGAAGAACCACCTCCAAGCCCTGCAGCAGATACAGACTGAG ATAGGAGACATCCGCAGACTAATCCAGGccaacccctccacctccatccaaaCCATGGAGTCCATcgtggagcaggagggggagggggccaaGGTAGGGTCAAGCTTGGGGGCAGAGCAGCGCAGACAGCCCTCCCTTGATATGTTCTCCAAGGGCAAGAACCCAGTCCCCCCGAGGAACTGA